From the Leucobacter tenebrionis genome, one window contains:
- a CDS encoding sodium-dependent transporter, which yields MTSSTSTTAVPQPRAEWTGQIGFIISAIGSAVGLGNIWRFPGVAYENGGGAFLIPYIVALLTAGIPILFLDYAIGHRFRGSAPLALRRLAGKMGEGIGWFQVMICVFIAIYYTAVLAWAASYFVFSFNVPWRDDATGFFVGEYLQLSDAPFTMDFVPGVLIPLVLMWVITLVVLGAGVVNGVQRINMIAIPLLVVGFLALVIRALFLPGAAEGLNALFTPDFAALADPGVWVAAYSQIFFSLSVAFGIMMTYASYRKRRSNMTTPGLVVAFANSSFEILAGIGVFATLGFFAFQQGIGIDELEGLTGVGLAFMTFPAIVAEMPGGPFFGALFFGSLTLAALTSLISILEVVFAGVIDKFGIGRKTAAYGLGGVLAVISILLFGTTSGLVALDTIDNWANNIGIVASAVVMSITVLWIRRAGRELSGHLSALSTFKVGRTWLFLVSVLGPVVLGYMLIATIIDLINNPYGDYDTTYLLFVGWGSVLVMIVGSIVLTALPWKFAPDRFTPWPPLDSSGKPAASETARSGRPADIEGGAR from the coding sequence ATGACTTCGAGCACGTCAACAACGGCGGTGCCCCAGCCACGTGCGGAATGGACAGGCCAGATCGGCTTCATCATCTCCGCCATCGGTTCGGCGGTGGGTCTCGGTAATATCTGGCGCTTCCCGGGCGTCGCCTACGAGAACGGCGGCGGCGCCTTCCTGATCCCGTACATCGTCGCGCTGCTGACCGCGGGCATTCCGATCCTCTTCCTCGATTACGCCATCGGGCACCGCTTCCGGGGCTCGGCTCCGCTCGCATTGCGGAGGCTCGCGGGCAAGATGGGCGAGGGCATCGGCTGGTTCCAGGTGATGATCTGCGTGTTCATCGCGATCTACTACACCGCGGTGCTGGCGTGGGCCGCGAGCTACTTCGTGTTCTCGTTCAACGTGCCGTGGCGAGATGACGCGACGGGGTTCTTCGTCGGTGAGTACCTGCAGCTCTCGGATGCGCCCTTCACGATGGACTTCGTGCCGGGCGTGCTCATCCCGCTGGTGCTGATGTGGGTGATCACCCTCGTCGTGCTGGGCGCGGGCGTGGTGAACGGCGTCCAGCGCATCAACATGATCGCGATCCCGCTGCTCGTCGTGGGCTTCCTCGCCCTGGTGATCCGCGCCCTGTTCCTGCCGGGAGCCGCCGAAGGGCTCAACGCGCTCTTCACGCCCGATTTCGCCGCCCTCGCCGACCCCGGGGTCTGGGTCGCCGCGTACAGCCAGATCTTCTTCTCGCTGTCGGTGGCCTTCGGCATCATGATGACCTACGCCTCCTACCGCAAGCGGCGCTCGAACATGACGACGCCCGGCCTCGTCGTCGCCTTCGCGAACTCATCGTTCGAGATCCTCGCGGGCATCGGGGTGTTCGCCACGCTCGGTTTCTTCGCCTTCCAGCAGGGCATCGGCATCGACGAGCTCGAGGGGCTGACCGGAGTCGGGCTCGCGTTCATGACCTTCCCGGCGATCGTCGCCGAGATGCCCGGCGGACCGTTCTTCGGGGCGCTGTTCTTCGGGTCGCTCACACTCGCGGCGCTCACGTCGCTCATCTCGATCCTCGAGGTCGTCTTCGCCGGTGTGATCGACAAGTTCGGGATCGGCCGCAAGACGGCGGCCTACGGCCTCGGCGGCGTACTCGCGGTGATCTCGATCCTGCTCTTCGGCACGACGTCGGGGCTCGTCGCGCTCGATACGATCGACAACTGGGCGAACAATATCGGCATCGTCGCCTCGGCCGTGGTGATGAGCATCACGGTGCTCTGGATCAGGCGAGCCGGGCGCGAATTGAGCGGGCACCTCAGCGCCCTGTCGACCTTCAAGGTCGGTCGCACCTGGTTGTTCCTCGTCTCGGTGCTCGGCCCGGTGGTCCTCGGCTACATGCTCATCGCCACGATCATCGACCTGATCAACAACCCGTACGGGGACTACGACACGACCTATCTGCTGTTCGTGGGCTGGGGATCGGTGCTCGTCATGATCGTGGGGTCCATCGTGCTCACGGCGCTGCCGTGGAAGTTCGCGCCGGATCGATTCACGCCGTGGCCGCCGCTCGATTCCTCCGGGAAGCCGGCGGCGTCCGAGACGGCCCGTTCCGGTCGGCCCGCCGATATCGAGGGAGGTGCGCGATGA
- a CDS encoding SseB family protein: MAIKKLPSTGDAPRSTGVPESLVAGGPADSAGFPWEGRTFEHHGTDFADDDGETPDELRAAVSAVREVAGAVVRGDADPDALAEANADAILALSRVRVLIPLLAEAGDTGITPDGRTVEKSQELSIVTIAAPDGRRVMPVFSSVTAMRAWHADARPIPVPGPQAALAAAQEETDLIIVDPGSPEREFGVRRTQLRAVALGERCLPAWADPAVLEAFRASTARDPRVVEVLLVPGDPEARLLAPETDVVLRIASGLARDELQEVVTGLQQRWAASELIAERVDSLRIRAVAA, from the coding sequence ATGGCCATCAAGAAGCTCCCCTCGACGGGCGACGCGCCGCGCTCCACGGGTGTTCCGGAGAGCCTGGTCGCGGGCGGACCCGCCGACTCGGCAGGGTTCCCCTGGGAGGGCCGCACGTTCGAGCATCACGGCACCGACTTCGCCGACGACGACGGTGAGACACCGGACGAGCTGCGCGCGGCCGTGTCAGCCGTGCGGGAGGTCGCGGGCGCGGTGGTCCGGGGCGACGCGGATCCCGACGCGCTCGCGGAGGCGAACGCCGACGCGATCCTCGCCCTCTCGCGCGTGCGCGTGCTGATCCCGCTCCTCGCCGAGGCGGGAGACACGGGGATCACCCCCGACGGTCGCACGGTCGAGAAATCGCAGGAGCTGTCGATCGTGACGATCGCCGCACCCGATGGGCGGCGAGTGATGCCCGTGTTCAGCTCAGTCACCGCGATGCGCGCCTGGCACGCCGATGCCCGCCCGATCCCGGTGCCCGGGCCGCAGGCCGCGCTCGCCGCGGCTCAGGAGGAGACCGACCTGATCATCGTGGACCCCGGCAGCCCCGAGCGCGAGTTCGGTGTGCGGCGCACGCAGCTGCGTGCCGTGGCGCTGGGGGAGCGGTGTCTGCCGGCCTGGGCGGATCCGGCGGTGCTCGAGGCGTTCCGGGCATCGACCGCCCGCGACCCGCGCGTGGTCGAGGTGCTGCTGGTGCCGGGCGATCCCGAAGCGCGGCTGCTCGCCCCCGAGACCGACGTGGTGCTGCGCATCGCCTCTGGGCTCGCCAGGGACGAACTGCAGGAGGTCGTCACCGGCCTGCAGCAGCGGTGGGCCGCGAGCGAGCTCATAGCCGAGCGGGTCGATTCGCTGCGCATCCGGGCCGTCGCCGCCTGA